The genomic segment GGGAAAATAGGCTGACATATTCTTCTTGTTCGCTGGTTTCAACGCAATATTCACGGGTATGGCGGACAATGGCGATCGCATTTTCTGGAGTATAACCTAACGTCACTAAACAGCAAGATACAATGGTTCCCGTGCGTCCAAATCCCCCCATACAGTGAACAACAACGGTTTTACCTGCTTTAGCTCGGTTGAGAATTTGGGGGACGAGGTTAATGACGCCTTGCATTGAGGTGGGAACTTTGAGGTCGGGAATGGGGAACCAAATTGTTTCCATTCCTCTGGCTTCGGCTTCGGGAAAGAGGGTGGGAATTTGGACTTTATGAAATTCGTGGGGTTCAATGAGGGATACCAAAACATCGGTGTGATAAAAATAGCGTAGACGGTCTAGGTCATGATATAAGCTGCGATCCCAGAGAACGTGCATTCCTTGATGGGATTTTCCGGGGGCGTAGGTCATGCCGATTTTTCCAGTAAAGGGTATGACGTCAGGGGGGAGAAAATCAACGTTAATCGGGAAGTTGTTTGATGTTCTGGCGTAATTCATAGTTATGTCAATAAATTTGACGTCAAACTGCTTTACGAATTTTAATCAAAACATCAGGTTTGGTCTACTGTGAGTTCTCTTAGGAAGTAAAAGCGATCATTTCGCCAGTCTTCCGCTTTTTTTCGTCCGATATATCCGGCTAGAGGGGAAGACAGTTCGATTAGGATTTCATAAAGTTGCCATTCTGATAGGGGTTGAGGCGGATTAGCACAATAACTTCCATGAATTCCTGAAACGGTTGCTTCGCTGACTTGAGCATTATTCAGATATTTTTTAACGACTTGAATAATATGCGATCGCAATTTTAAACGATTAAACACGATTTTAATATATTCATCTATTCTATCATCTACTTGACCTTTTTGTAAATAGTTTTTGAGTTCAATTAAGTCAACTGAACCGGGATATTGAGCTTGGAGTTTAACCAGTTTTTCTAATGTTTCAGGATTAATAATTGTCATACCATGTACTTTTGCTGCCTTGTTCAGTTGTTGAGTTGGTTCACCAGGGCCTATAATTAATTTAGTGGTGTCTTTGAGCAGTTTTTCATCATTTAAACGCAGTGTTCCTAAATTTAAGAGTTGAACTGCGGTATCATTGGGGATTTTTCTCCCAGCTTTACATTCTCCTACTAAGGGATAGGGTTGTGAACAAAATAAGTCTAATCCACCTGCACCTCCTTTATGAGCATAGTCTATAGTAAAACCTAAAAATTCTAAGCTTTGTTTGACAATATTCTCAAAGTCTGTTCCAGCTTGATAGTTACTTTTCCCTTCATCTAGTTCTTTGCTTCGGTTTCCTAATGCTGCTATTTCATTAATCCAATTTAAGCTGGAATCATCGGTTAAATTGGCAGGTTTTGAAGTTTTCCAGCCTAAGAATTGATGAATGTTGGCTTTTAAAAGGTTTAAACCGAGTTGTTCTTCCTGAGATAAAGGGTTAGTTTGGAATTGGGCGATCGCAGTTTCTAATTCTTCTAATTCAGGATGTTCTGGCGGTTGACGGTTGAGAATTTTTCGATATAGATGTTCAAATTGATTAGAATCAAGAATTGCTTGACTTTCATCAACGGTTATGGAAGCAGGAAGACAAATAAACCGACTATTAGAAACTGGATCAATTTCTAGGGGTTGGGGAAGTCGATAAACGCGAAAATAAGCGAGAAAAATACGACCCCGTTGTTCTAGGGTTTTGTGTAAGGCTTCTGCTGTCCAAACGGTTAATTTTGATAAGGTTTCTAACTCTTCTGGTTCATCCAAGGTTTGACAAAGTTCACATTTAGCCCAAACTTTTATTTTAACTTTATTTTGATTGAGTTCTGCTAGACTTTGTTGAGCAATGGAAATAAAACCGGGACGATAATATTGTTCTAACGGTAAGGAATTAAATTCAATATCCGTCGGATAAAGGGCAAATAATCGCCCTGGGTTCATAAATATTCGAGGCATTACTAAGATATTTCGACCTTGGTTTAATGCTTCAATATCAGGCGCAGGTAAACAGAAAGCTGTTGCTATAGGTAGCTGATTCATGATAAGCCTTGATGTTAATTTTATCCTTTAATTTCCACTGAAAAAACTTCCCCCCCAATCAATGAGCGATTGGAGAGGATTTTGATCATCACTACTAGGAGGAATAATAATGGGGATATCTTCATCAATTAAACCATCAGGTGCTTGACCGGAAGGGTCACTTAGAATTTCACAAATGATCGGATTTTTAACAACTAATTCTGATTTTTCGATAAAATCAAAAATTTGTTCGGGTTTTAACCCATAACTTTCTTGATTTTTGTAAACTGCGTATATGGCTAATAAAGGTTTAATATCTTCCTCTGGGATACGAACCCATTCTCCACCTTTTTCCTCTTGCAGTTCTTTAAGATATTTTTGCGCTGATCTGGCATTACGACCAATTGTTTTAGACCGAACTAAACACCCTCGCGTTAAATCAAATTTTTGATAATCTCCAAGTTGTCTAAGAATGGCTTGGACTATAGCTCCTCCTGATTGCTGAATCACAGCTAGTCCAATTTTAACAGGTTGGCTGTTTTCTATGCCATTGATTTTGAAATGAAGATAACAGGTGTTTTGTTTAAATCTTTGAATACTTTTAATTTCGACATTTTCAATTGTTTTTCCGATGATTCGTTCAAAGCTAAAAGCTAGGGTTTCCGCAAGTTGATCACTGTCTTCTAAAAGGTCGGTAATTTTCTGTTCAACTTCAATAATTTCGGTTTCAAAGGCAGATTTAACTAAATTATCATTAATGATAATTGGGGGTTGAGGTTTAACACTATTATCCTTGATGGAAATAGGAACAATTTTGCTTTTCCAATTAGCACTACACCAACTTAAAATACTTCTAGCCATTGGTCTTTGCTTCCCTAATTCTATCAGTTGATCTTGGGTAAATGGATATAAATAATGAGGAGGAACGACCTGATGCTTGGTGTAAAATTCTTCCAACCATTGAGATACTAATACTATGATATCATCTGGTTTTAAATAGTTTAAATAAATCGGTTCTCCCAATTGAGGATAACTAGCAATTCTATGAATAACGGCTTCTGCTTGGGGCAAAGCTCTAACATTCTGTGACCAAGTGTCTTTATACATTGCTAGAAGAAATAAACCTCGCTTAATGTTATTGAATAAATCTTTAGCCAAACTAGCAGTGATTTGAGGTAGGGAAAAACCCGTTAACTCATCAAACAAAGGTGCATCAAGTTCATCAAAACAGATAAGCGGAATTTTATATTGACTAACTAAATTCAGAATTTGGCAAGTTGTCTTAAAAGATTCGGCTTCTTTTTCTCCCGTTTTGAAGTTGGGTAATCCCATATCTTGA from the Planktothrix tepida PCC 9214 genome contains:
- a CDS encoding cyclin-dependent kinase inhibitor 3 family protein gives rise to the protein MNYARTSNNFPINVDFLPPDVIPFTGKIGMTYAPGKSHQGMHVLWDRSLYHDLDRLRYFYHTDVLVSLIEPHEFHKVQIPTLFPEAEARGMETIWFPIPDLKVPTSMQGVINLVPQILNRAKAGKTVVVHCMGGFGRTGTIVSCCLVTLGYTPENAIAIVRHTREYCVETSEQEEYVSLFSQAWNQLSVETCHGASVPVISYQ
- a CDS encoding DUF1802 family protein → MNQLPIATAFCLPAPDIEALNQGRNILVMPRIFMNPGRLFALYPTDIEFNSLPLEQYYRPGFISIAQQSLAELNQNKVKIKVWAKCELCQTLDEPEELETLSKLTVWTAEALHKTLEQRGRIFLAYFRVYRLPQPLEIDPVSNSRFICLPASITVDESQAILDSNQFEHLYRKILNRQPPEHPELEELETAIAQFQTNPLSQEEQLGLNLLKANIHQFLGWKTSKPANLTDDSSLNWINEIAALGNRSKELDEGKSNYQAGTDFENIVKQSLEFLGFTIDYAHKGGAGGLDLFCSQPYPLVGECKAGRKIPNDTAVQLLNLGTLRLNDEKLLKDTTKLIIGPGEPTQQLNKAAKVHGMTIINPETLEKLVKLQAQYPGSVDLIELKNYLQKGQVDDRIDEYIKIVFNRLKLRSHIIQVVKKYLNNAQVSEATVSGIHGSYCANPPQPLSEWQLYEILIELSSPLAGYIGRKKAEDWRNDRFYFLRELTVDQT